In one window of Thalassophryne amazonica chromosome 9, fThaAma1.1, whole genome shotgun sequence DNA:
- the slc35f2 gene encoding solute carrier family 35 member F2 — protein MTEEQHICTGLSVKDMELVEPLAEQQQCWSWQAACGLHGYNLRDIFTWSLLKTVAMGQVLSLLICGTAVSCQYLAEAGVETPMLQSFLNYAMLLLVYTSVLVLRKGDRNILHILKTKWWKYLVMGVADVEANYTVVMAYRFTTLTSIQLLDCFVIPVLMVLSWFLLKTRYRLVHFVAVGICLLGVGAMVGADILAHRDQGSYNNVALGDGLVLLSAVLYAVSNVCQEYTVKNLSWVDFLGMMGLFGSVISGIQLAVLETQAVRAITWNLKIGLLFTLYVSCMFALYSFMPLVVKLSSATAVNLSLLTADLFSLFCGLFLFHYTFSALYIISFVVIAVGFIMFNAVPTYSALPESGSTEDEHVNVTAQSPSDSPPTVNGPRQP, from the exons ATGACTGAAGAACAACACATATGTACCG GTTTATCTGTGAAGGACATGGAATTGGTGGAGCCGCTGGCAGAGCAGCAGCAGTGCTGGAGTTGGCAGGCAGCCTGCGGCCTGCATGGTTACAACCTGCGGGATATTTTCACATG GAGCCTGCTGAAGACTGTTGCCATGGGCCAGGTCTTGTCCCTGCTGATTTGTGGGACTGCGGTGAGCTGCCAGTACCTGGCTGAGGCCGGAGTGGAGACGCCGATGCTACAGAGTTTCCTGAACTACGCCATGCTGCTTCTCGTCTACACGTCTGTCCTCGTCTTGCGGAAAG GTGACCGGAACATTTTGCATATTTTAAAGACCAAGTGGTGGAAATATTTGGTGATGGGTGTTGCCGACGTGGAAGCTAACTACACAGTGGTGATGGCGTACCGCTTTACTACCCTGACCAGTATCCAG CTGCTGGACTGTTTTGTGATCCCAGTGCTGATGGTTCTGTCCTGGTTCCTCCTGAAGACTCGGTACCGGCTGGTCCATTTTGTGGCTGTGGGGATTTGTTTGTTAGGAGTCGGGGCCATGGTGGGGGCCGACATTCTGGCTCACAGAGACCAGGGCTCCT ATAATAATGTTGCCCTCGGCGATGGTTTGGTGCTGCTCAGCGCTGTTCTGTATGCCGTATCCAACGTGTGCCAGGAGTACACAGTGAAGAACCTGAGCTGGGTGGACTTCCTGGGCATGATGGGATTGTTCGGGAGCGTCATCAGCGGTATCCAGCT AGCTGTTCTGGAGACACAGGCGGTGAGAGCGATAACGTGGAACCTGAAAATCG GGCTGCTGTTCACGCTTTATGTCTCGTGCATGTTCGCGCTCTACAGCTTCATGCCCCTCGTGGTTAAACTGAGCAGCGCCACCGCTGTCAACCTCTCTCTCCTGACCGCCGACCTGTTCAGCCTCTTCTGCGGCCTCTTCCTGTTCCACTACACC ttTTCAGCCCTCTACATCATCTCCTTTGTGGTCATCGCCGTGGGTTTCATCATGTTCAACGCTGTTCCCACGTACTCCGCTTTACCTGAATCTGGATCCACAGAGGACGAGCATGTCAATGTCACAGCCCAGAGCCCCTCAGACTCCCCGCCTACTGTCAATGGCCCGAGGCAGCCCTAA